A single Symbiobacterium thermophilum IAM 14863 DNA region contains:
- a CDS encoding ABC transporter ATP-binding protein produces MSTAVGTKAQTGDVLVDVRNLKKHFPVTGGGIIARTVGYAKAVDGVSFQIRRGETLGLVGESGCGKTTMGKVLLRLQEPTEGQVYFEGRNIYELNREEMRKLRREMQIIFQDPYSSLNPRMTVGDIIGEPLEIHGVARGAAKTKRVHELLDVVGLASFHARRYPHEFSGGQRQRIGIARALALNPKLIVCDEPVSALDVSIQSQVLNLLEDLQKEFGLTYLFIAHGLAVVKHVSDRVGVMYLGKMMEISPANELYTNPLHPYTEALMSAIPIPDPTLKRERIVLEGDVPSPVNPPSGCRFHTRCRYQPQVGDICKEEEPPLVDVGNDHWVACHMRTK; encoded by the coding sequence ATGAGCACCGCGGTTGGCACCAAGGCGCAGACCGGCGACGTCCTGGTCGACGTGCGCAACCTGAAGAAGCACTTCCCCGTCACCGGCGGCGGCATCATCGCCCGCACAGTGGGTTACGCCAAGGCGGTGGACGGCGTCTCCTTCCAGATCCGCCGCGGTGAGACGCTGGGTCTGGTGGGCGAGTCCGGCTGCGGCAAGACCACGATGGGCAAGGTTCTGCTGCGGCTGCAGGAGCCCACGGAAGGCCAGGTCTACTTTGAGGGAAGGAACATCTACGAACTGAACCGCGAGGAGATGCGCAAGCTCCGGCGGGAGATGCAGATCATCTTCCAGGACCCGTACTCCTCGCTGAACCCCCGCATGACGGTGGGCGACATCATCGGCGAGCCGCTGGAGATCCACGGCGTGGCCCGGGGCGCGGCCAAGACCAAGCGGGTCCACGAGCTGCTGGACGTGGTGGGCCTGGCCTCGTTCCACGCCCGGCGGTATCCGCACGAGTTCTCCGGCGGCCAGCGGCAGCGTATCGGCATCGCCCGGGCGCTGGCGCTGAACCCGAAGCTGATCGTCTGCGACGAGCCGGTGTCGGCGCTGGACGTGTCGATCCAGTCGCAGGTGCTCAACCTGCTGGAGGACCTGCAGAAGGAGTTCGGGCTGACCTACCTGTTCATCGCCCACGGCCTGGCGGTGGTGAAGCACGTCTCCGACCGGGTCGGCGTGATGTACCTGGGCAAGATGATGGAGATCTCGCCGGCGAACGAGCTGTACACCAATCCGCTGCACCCGTACACCGAGGCGCTGATGTCCGCCATTCCGATCCCCGATCCGACGCTGAAGCGGGAGCGGATCGTGCTGGAGGGCGACGTGCCCTCGCCGGTCAATCCGCCTTCGGGCTGCCGGTTCCACACCCGGTGCCGCTATCAGCCGCAGGTCGGCGACATCTGCAAGGAGGAGGAGCCGCCGCTGGTGGACGTGGGCAACGACCACTGGGTCGCCTGCCACATGCGGACGAAGTAG
- the gatC gene encoding Asp-tRNA(Asn)/Glu-tRNA(Gln) amidotransferase subunit GatC, which produces MAVTRDEIQRVARLARLSLSEEEIETFAEQLNRILEHVERINRLDVADVPPTYHGVALQHPFREDKPLPSLDREAVLALAPEAEAGCYKVPKITEG; this is translated from the coding sequence GTGGCGGTAACGCGGGACGAGATTCAGCGCGTGGCCCGGCTGGCCCGCCTGAGCCTCTCCGAGGAAGAGATCGAGACCTTCGCGGAGCAACTCAACCGCATTCTCGAACACGTGGAACGCATCAATCGGCTGGACGTGGCGGATGTGCCTCCCACCTACCACGGCGTCGCCTTGCAGCACCCCTTCCGGGAGGACAAGCCTCTGCCGTCGCTGGACCGGGAGGCGGTTCTGGCGCTGGCCCCGGAGGCGGAGGCCGGCTGTTACAAGGTGCCGAAGATTACGGAGGGCTAA
- a CDS encoding ABC transporter ATP-binding protein: MKRRAESCVGVKEKRSEPVSEKLVEIRNLQTHYFTEDGVVKAVDGVDLYINRGETLGVVGESGCGKSVTSLSIMRLIPNPPGKIVGGEILFEGEDLLKKSEAEMRKIRGNEISMIFQEPMTSLNPVYTIGDQIAEAIELHQGLSHKEAIEKAIEMLRLVGIPLPEQRVKEYPHQLSGGMRQRVMIAMALSCNPKLLIADEPTTALDVTIQAQILELMKKLKKELGMAIMLITHDLGVVAEMCERVVVMYAGKVVEEADAVALFQNPLHPYTEGLLKSIPRLDQEVEKLHVIEGAVPNPLNLPEGCRFHPRCPVATDRCRAEQPTLQQVAPGRKVACFLAEERLMKGVTA; encoded by the coding sequence ATGAAACGCCGGGCGGAGTCATGTGTAGGTGTGAAGGAGAAGAGGAGTGAGCCTGTGAGCGAGAAGCTGGTCGAAATCCGAAACCTTCAGACCCACTATTTCACCGAAGACGGCGTCGTAAAGGCCGTTGACGGGGTGGATCTCTATATCAACCGTGGTGAAACCCTGGGTGTCGTGGGCGAGTCCGGCTGCGGGAAGAGTGTAACCTCCCTCTCGATCATGAGGCTCATTCCCAATCCCCCGGGCAAGATCGTGGGTGGCGAGATCCTGTTCGAGGGTGAGGATCTGCTCAAGAAGTCCGAGGCGGAGATGCGGAAGATCCGGGGGAACGAGATCTCCATGATCTTCCAGGAGCCGATGACCTCGCTGAACCCGGTCTACACCATCGGGGATCAGATCGCCGAGGCCATCGAGCTGCATCAGGGCCTGTCGCACAAGGAAGCGATCGAGAAGGCCATCGAGATGCTGCGGCTGGTTGGCATCCCGCTGCCCGAGCAGCGGGTGAAGGAGTATCCGCACCAGCTGTCGGGCGGTATGCGGCAGCGCGTCATGATCGCGATGGCGCTGTCCTGCAACCCGAAGCTGCTCATCGCGGACGAGCCCACCACCGCGCTGGACGTGACGATCCAGGCCCAGATCCTGGAGCTGATGAAGAAGCTGAAGAAGGAGCTGGGCATGGCGATCATGCTCATCACCCACGACCTGGGCGTCGTGGCGGAGATGTGCGAGCGCGTGGTCGTCATGTACGCCGGCAAGGTGGTGGAGGAGGCCGATGCGGTCGCTCTCTTCCAGAATCCCCTTCACCCGTACACCGAGGGTCTGCTGAAGTCGATCCCGCGCCTCGATCAGGAGGTTGAGAAGCTGCACGTGATCGAGGGCGCGGTGCCGAATCCGCTGAACCTGCCCGAAGGCTGCCGGTTCCATCCGCGGTGCCCCGTGGCAACCGACCGGTGCCGGGCCGAACAGCCCACCCTTCAGCAGGTGGCGCCCGGGCGGAAAGTTGCCTGCTTCCTCGCTGAAGAACGGCTCATGAAGGGGGTCACGGCGTGA